gtctggagccctgctctAAAAataaacggtgctaaatagcactaaaagtggttcttggctcgtaatTATAGAGgtaccattttaagtgccatatggCACTGATGAagtacctgtgtagaaccatattgtgctatgtaAAACCATATGTGGTGCAATATGACCCTCGTATGGTTCTTCAAAGGTGCTATATAGATTGTTCCCAATCAAAAATGAGTGGCCTACTGTGAATAGCTTATAAATCACTCTTTATGCAAAAATATAACCAAATATTGTCTTCAATCTGTTTGTCACCTTGGTTTGTTTCATTTAGAACTGGCTTTGTATTTCTTTTTTGAACTGGTTTATTGTAGGCATCATTGATCTGATCTTATGCACTTGACCTTTTCAATCAAAAACTTATGAAATGATGCcctttttacaaaaaaagtgaGATAGGCTTGTATTAATTAGGCCTATGTTTGATTAGTTTAAGTGAGAAATGCAAATCCAGTCCTAACTGAAAAAGAAACAGGTTGTCAGGAGGATTGAGTCCAGTATTTGGTGATAGCATAGCACAGCAATTGATTTGTAAGGCATCTTTGGTTCATTTTGGACTGGGAACGCCACACGTGTTATAGGGTTTTGAAACCAGCAGGTTTAAACAAAAGTCTCATTTTGGACTtcataattactttttttttggttagtgaGCAGTGGCGCCAGTGagttcttttttcgagggcgcatgatgtgaagttcgtcacaacatgtatgtagcccattatgtgtgtggttcgtaatttcaaaatatgtgttcggtgcgtcgaGTTAACCTATGTgaatcatgtgtcttgtcaaaataagtgcctgctgcagacgcctctaaagggtttatgaaaaaagagacgcttgcttttgccagatactcgcataatctcatgcgtaatcagagttaactgttaagggagtgccttgtgtgtattttgtgaacgtgagcgtctcttttatcataaacggttttgacgcgtgtgcagcaggcgcttattttgacaaaacacgtgatgcacatggttcacatgatggtTCAACAAACTCATATTTTgtaaacacaagcaacacacatgacactccaaacacatattttgaatttgcacccctcagAAGAGCAGTCACAAGCTGCCACTGTTAGCGAGTCCATTAACTGTTCTGCACTGTGCAAAACTCAACTGTATTATATTATACAGAGCATAATGGAGCGGCCTTCATTTGTCCCATCCCTGTGTTGACCTCAACAGTGTGTTTCCACGGGAACTTAAGGAGGTTTTTGCATCCTGGAGACAGGAATGTGGTAACCGGGGGCGACCGGACATCAGTGAGCGGCTTATCAGCGCTTCTTTGTTTTTGCGATTTCTCTGTCCGGCTATCATGTCGCCTTCACTGTTCAACTTAACGCAGGAATACCCAGATGACCGAACTGCTCGCACACTCACCCTTATTGCCAAAGTTACACAAAACCTTGCAAACTTCACCAAgtaagaatttattttttattttgtaaataaagtgtttgtacttggatgggagattAGAGAGAGCGTCTGGGTGTGAAGGaagttattttatttacatgttttctATTCCTACGCTTATTGCATATCtagacacatctctgtgttattatttaacacatcttgtgttgttttaacacatttagatgttccttttatttatttgaacacaaaatcatcacataatgcattaaaataacacataatgtagcataacacaaaacaatgtgtaaaagtttattttacttGTCAACAAGTTTTTTCTtgctatctctctctttctgtcagGTTTGGTAACAAAGAGGAATACATGTCCTTTATGAATCAGTTTCTGGAGCAGGAGTGGACCAACATGCAGCGTTTCCTGCTGGAGATCTCTAACCCAGAGACCATCTCAAATACGGCAGGCTTTGAGGGGTACATTGACCTGGGCCGTGAGCTCTCCACCCTGCACTCCCTTCTATCTGAGGTGGTTTCCCAAATGGACCAGGTTGGTTTCTTTATGCTGCTGTTGGGCCCTTTTgggatttttgtttttatagctATAACAGATTTTCACGAAGATGCCATTTTAGGTGCTTCTTAATTcgtatcagggttcccacgggtccttgaaactttgtgaatctgggggaaaaaattcaaagccctgggaagtttttaaaaatatacatacatagatacaggtcatagaaagtgcttgaatttattttatgcaagaagttttctgggaaaaaaatccaaattattccctgtgtagtgtaggataatatcataaaaattatagactttttaagcacacgtgctaaactgctAAAGGGTCCATGGCATACAAAGGCTAGCATTGCTACTTTgtaaaaatgtgtcgttttgggtgtgtcctttaaaatgcaaatgagcggatgaaatgcaaacactgatcacaatgatggtggtttgttgtaattgaaactcaattgtgttgtcaagtccttcttgtctctccctttctctttgcactaaatagcagtgatgtggttggatagtgcacatTAAGGGAGCGGTATTactataataagagctccttatgacatcataaagagggccaaatttcaatgacctattttttgctcacacctacaaagtagcaATGCTAACCTCTGTATGCCATGGGCCCTTTAACatgcttatatattttgtatgcaaatgttgattcataccaaaatgcttttttgcatagttgtgtttgacacttgaaaacgtctcgggtaacgtatgtaactgttgttccctgataagggaacaagacgctgtgtctcccttgctatacttcctgcgtccctgtaatgccgccgttggcaatatttcacatagcgatatacttcattaagcctcaccattggctgaatttgatatacacattcagacgcacttacccctggaggcgtccccaacgTGTTAcagcagtgatgcagcgcgagttccctcgaaagagaactgtaacaatgcatcttaaaaggtaacacgatgtaaccttgcttgaccttgtccccacatttagtccttgaatttgaaggtattgaacctggaaagtctttgaaatgtcattgaatttgaatttaactaaggtgtgggaaccctgttgtatgcaaagaaacattaaataacatgacCAGACGTACAGTATGTTTTATATCTCACGGTATGAAGCCtagcaatttttttaattttagctACACCCATTATCAATCAAGCACACAGTTATTCAGTCTTCTTAGAGACTGATTACTGGTACACTCTTGGTAATGGTGAAAATATGTACCCTAGCAATACcattttaaagaaagtcttACTATGTACCATTTAAGTAAAGATATGTATTTTTATGATACTGATATGTATCTCTGAAGTATTAATATGGACTCTTTAGGgtacaaagctgtactttttgaaagggtacagctggggtacatattttgaacaAATTTTTCTGACATTGTAGAGCTAAGTGACTTTTAAAGTGGCCCTGGTGAACAAATCCATTGAATATCCATGAATAAATCATTGAACACCTTCGGTATGAAAGCTAGCGCTGGCTGTTAACCAGACTACCAATGTCAGTGCCTAACCTCACTGATTTTCTTATGTTTAAATGGGAACAGATCTCAACAACCATGTTCATCTAGCAGAAAGCCGTTCCAAAAGAGCTGAAGCTGTTCTACAGTAGCAACATAAGGGGACCATATTAAGTCCCatggtttaaaataaaatatttaacaagTGCATATGGATGTTCAGGTGTCTACAGACAAGCCTACCTGTATGTACCTGACACATCAGATTTTGAGTCAATTTAGGACAGCGGTGCGACAAGGCACTTCATGCCGCAGTATGCAGGTTTTCAAATAATGCTCCAATTTTCTGTCCGCATTTTTAGAGTAGGTGGACGGATGTTAGAAATTGTCCTCAGGCTGCAACATCCAGGCTTTAAAAAATCCTCCAGTTTTTGCTTTCCGTATTGTTCAGACCTCATGAGATGAGTTCacaatgtgtttatttatatctttatGTAGacatattttcgaaagaaaaatCGTCTCACCCTCTTCCTCTCAAAAGCTAAATATAGCTGTTTGAGTTTGAACAGACTGTTCACACCGAAATAAAAGTATTGCAAAATTTTGCTTTAGCACAGTAGGAACATCACATCTCAAATGCAGTGCTCACTTGTGCCTTGAAAATGTGAGTCAAGCTTTTACGTGTGTCTAATCTTTTTCATTATTAAATGCTTTGAAACAAAAGTTGACTCCCAAGTATCTATTCATATCACACATCTCACTAAATTCCTTATATAACACATACAGTAACACATCACATTCATCACATAACGCCAGAGGAGGATTTCAGGCCTCTGTTAATCGATCAAGCTTGTCAGCCTATGCCAGTGACCTCAAAATGACCACTGATCAATCCGCCTGGTGTATTGTGCACTATGGAACTCAAGGTCCGTCATTCACTTAATGCAATAATAAGTtaagatttttacattttgagtGATTGACCATGTTTTTGCAGGCGGCCATTGATTTCCACGTCTCTTTGTCCACCCAGGGGGCTACTGGGTGTCCTAAATACATATACAGTTAAGGTTTTAATTGGATAATGTGGGTTCAATGGGATCTTCTTTGTTTGTTCTCAGAGTGCTGCGTCCAAGCTTGGTCCATTACCCAGGATACTAAGAGATGTTCATGCAGCGTTAACAAACCCACCAAACGTACAGATGGGTGCTTCTACTGATCGCGGTCCCTCCCCTCCCGGCCCGGGATGTAGCATCTCCACTGGATTACAAAAGATGTCTATTGACAGTGACCTACCGGGGTAAGCCATAAATGTGCCATCATTTTCTTGAAtgctatttttgtttgttgtcaatttaaaataatttgaagaaaataataaaataataagtatTAGTTATGTTTAAATTactaaaggattagtccattttctctaaaaaaaatccagatcatccactcaccaccacgccatccaaaatgttgatgtctttctttgttcagtcaacaagaaattatgttttttgaggaaaacattccaggatttttctcattttaatggactttaatggaccccaacacttaacagttttaatgcagtttaaaattgcaatttcaatggactctaaatgatcccaaatgaggcataagggtcttatctagtgaaatgattgtcatttttggcaagaaaaatacgcaataagaatatgcacttttgaaccaAAACTTCTCGCCTTCCTCCGACTGTttgacgcaccagcgcgacctcgcgTAGGTGCATaatgacgtcaaaaggtcacgatataaaacacacatttgcagaccattttaaacaataaactgacacaaagacattaattcatatcattccacatacaacaacatgaaaggtcctatttctccacacttgtaaacactggggcgtagttttgcatacgtcatccgtgacctcttgacgtgatgatgtattacgtgaggtcgcgctggcgatTTACACGACTgtaggaagacgagaagttgttctttaaaagtgcatatttttagtTTTCTTGCCAAAagatgacaatcgtttcactagataagacccttatgcctcgtttgagatcgtttatagtcctttgaaactgcaattttaaactgcattaaaactgttaagtgttgggttccataaaagtccattaaaatgagaaaaatcctggaatgtttttctcaaaaaacataatgtcttctcgactgaacaaagaaagacatcaacattttggatgacatggtggtgagtaaattatctggattttttttaaagaaaattgactaatcctttaaccctATGGTGATATGGTGGATCATGTCGGTCAAATGGGAGATCATTGCTTTAGAAAGGCAAGAATGATAAATATGAATTTATAGATTAAATGCATTGGATAAAagagtctgccaaatgcataaatgttagaaaaagtaggtttACAAATGAACCAATCAGCTTCAATAAGCCAGGTCCTATATTACTAATAGGAATGATTCAGTGCAGTATTGAAGTACAGTTACATTGTTATATTTCTTACATACTCTTTCTTTATGTTATCTGTCAGTTTCAGCAATAAAGACAGTCCTTCTCTTCTTGCCCCGAGTCTTTGCTCTTAAGTGTGTGCCCTTAATTTATCCAGCAGACTGCTCCTTTAAAGTGAAAGGCTCATCTTTATCTTTCTGCCTCTCTGCTAATTCCCTACTGACATTTATGAAAGTGAGAGAGAATGAGATGCCTTTAATtgaagctctctctctctctcacacacacacacacacacacacacacacacaaatatatgggGGATCAAAAGTGAGGGAGGCTGTGAAGAGAAAGCAGATTGCAGGGGTGGTTGTCTGGGCTGCgattataatgaaataaattaGCAAGGTTTTTTTATGCTGATATCCAGGCAATAAACACAGTTTGGTTGGAAGAAGATCATGCATTCGGTCTGCTGCTTCGACTTGATGGTTAATACCCATCTGGAACTGTCCAGCATGACTATTATTTGTGTTTGAGAAAGATTGATATGAAAAACCCATCATGCTTGGGCAAAGGCTCTCAAAAGAatgcaatcccagaatgcattgcagcaAGCTCAGTGAAAGTCCATAAAGCATTAGTTCAATCTGATGCTATTGATTTATGTTATTGGTTGTGTATTAAAACTTTTCTGTTCTCCATCTCTTTATTTTTACTAGCCCGGTGGACTTCACCCGTCTCCCTTCCCCAACCCCTGAAAATAAAGACCTGTTCTTCGTCACACGGTCATCTGGCCTTCAGGGCTCCCCTGCCCGCAGCTCCAGCTACTCAGAAGCCAACGAACCCGAACTGGGCTTAGCCAATGGTGGCAAGAGTCTCTCCATGGTAGATCTCCAGGAAGCAGCCAGGGCATTAGAACCCATTGCCATATCGGCTGGGATAACTTCAGAAGGTTTAGGTGAAGGTACCATGGTTCCTTGGAACGCACGGACTCCTCAAGGAAATGTCACTGGAGGTCCCACTCTTCACAGGCCAGGACACACTCTTAATACCACAGGAGCAGAAGGGGCACCAGGCAGGCCTACGCAGCTCCTAGCCCCACTGTCATTTCAGAATCCAGTATACCAGATGGCAGCAGGGTTGCCTGTATCACCCCGGGGGACAGCAAGTGGCGATTCGGGGTCTGAATGTCACAGCTCCGTCAGTTCCCATAGCAACAATGAAGAAGGTTTTGGAGGAACCAAGCATACCTTCCTTACCCAGCTTGGTGGTATGGGGGAGGAGTTTGTGAGACGTTCTGGAGATTTCTCAAGGAGACAGCTATCGCTGACTGACGGTAACCAGCCTACGGTACCACGGCAAAGTGCCGCTGGTCCTCAGCGGCGTATCGACCAGCCACCACCTCCAACACAAACTGCACCCCGAGGACGTACTCCGCCCAATCTGTTGAACTCCACCCCCTATCCACGGCCTACTAATAATACTATGATGTCATCGTCACCCGACTGGCCCGGAAGCGGTGCTCGGCTTCGGCAACAGAGTTCCTCATCTAAAGGCGACAGTCCGGAAACAAAGCATCGTGCCCAGCATAAACAAGTGCGTGTTAcgttttattacagtatatgaaataaatgtgttCTGGGGTTAAAAGTATATACATGAATACAGTGCTAGCAGAGATCGTAGTTGTGTAAGGGTATCATGGCAGGTATTTTTGTGCGTATTTTTTGCAGGTATCTTTATCAAACCTTAACCTAGTAATGCTAATATATCTTGTGGTAGGTCTGAGTTATTGGTTTTAATTAGAATCGGTGGGTTTAGCAGGCTAGCAATCATCAACCCCCAGATATTGACTGTTGCCCCTGGCAGTCATTTTTCTTTCCAGTTTGACAATGAAGCGGACAGGAAGGGCATTTCCCATATCCACAATGCATTGCTCTCTCTCCTGGGAATTGATTGATTGCTTCAAGTGATTGATGAAAACCTTGAGGCAGCCGATCGTCTGGCGCAATGGCCCACATACTTAATACAGAAAACACCTCTCTGTTTATTCTCTGCTGATGAAAGGAATACATTTATGCTGCCAGTGAATAGTTAGTACTGGAATAATTTAAATTGTGTCTAAACAAAGCGATGAGCATCTTCCTTCAACAGCTTATTGCACTggaatatatataaaaaatatatttaaaataaaaaataggggTCACCAGGGTTTGTCAAATTTTGTAGTccaattaacatttatttttaaaaatcaattCTCGTATAGGAATATATTAGCTGCAAAAATGTTTCCAACTTTTTATAATATTGCCCAGAAAAGAAGAGATGCAGTTCACATGCAAGTGTAACAATAGTGTGGCATGTTCTCACACATGCCATATTTCCAACAAATATTGCAgttagttaactaatgttacaACTTGCCCCAATTAAAATTTGAGATGACCAAATGTTTTGAGAATAGAGGTTAAGTAGTCAGCCTTTCAGTTTAAACCTGCCAGCATTACATACAGTAGTTGACTCTTGCCTGAAAGCATactaatggtgcttttccattgcatagtaccccacggtttggtttgggtaaGGTCGGGTCAAGTTGGCTTGGtttgcttttccatcgagtttagtaactagggatgcaccgatatggaaattttggccgataccgataactctttatatttgggggccgataaccgatatatatatatataggctcccagaccgcggacatcttgtctttgcgctagactagcatacttttcttaagcccgcaacacgtgtcatcttcggctatgtcacagaaagcaccaatcaaaactccacatggccagcaatgagcaagtgaagtggttcaacaaaccaaaataatccatcatttatcggctttcatttatcgacctaattttgctatcagaccgataaccgataatattaaaaataagcagttatcggccgataacgatatgtcggccgatatatcgtgcatccctattaGTAACACTTAGGAATAGGAGGGATTAAATGCGTGTCGTTAtactgcctactgctgtgacatcatacaagtgagagcgtcgttaTAGGtttccatacatttatttatttctcagtccgccacaaaattaaaataggccaccacaaatagatgtttgcacatcgcgtttatcactgcGTCTGTcttacatgacagtttctgtaccaAAACCTGTGGCGTTAGTCGACGCGCttcgctgagcctcatttaagttgcatttaagcatatatgcggacgtgcACATCGCAATTGTGCCGCCACAatctgcaagtctggaaaaaactgttatggagttgctgattcacaacctgtagATGTCtttcattgctaaaagggagtttgggaacttacagcaaagcacagatgacaacaggtttactcgaaagaaggtaaagctaatcttttacattatagcgatgacgctgatAGTGACGAttctttcagaccaatcagtgatctacagtgttttttcGCATCacttttggtatcagctcgggtcgcttggaaccccgaccgaggtggtactaaaaaaagtattggttttatgtactgcacccagtggaaaagctcccaaaagtaagctgacccacaCGAAAACAAACTGTGGGATAATATGCAATGTAAAAGCGCCATCATATGGTTTTATTGTGCTCAGTTTTGTACCAAAAAGCTATAAGAAATAAGCatggtttattttaaaatcaaggtttggttaaaatattttttaactagGTGTTTGATACCAACATATAAAAGCACTTAATTCGAATAAATGAACATTGGACCTTTTGACAGCCTATGTGACAACTTCCTCATAGTATCCCATACATGTGTTCAGtgcaaaacatgtatttatcaGTATTTTGTCTTGTGACTTTAACCAGAAAGAAATTTAAGTAAATGAAAGCAATaggccccaagaagcagtgggttaccagtggattttataacagctaaggggcgttgtaaGGCACGacacgaagcggagtgcctccccttagctgttataaaatgcactgtaacatcACTGCTTCAGAGGGCTTattacttttataaaacggttacttcatatgaatagcaggatttcataaaataaaacacaaataagttgtaattatattagtacaaatattactcttccgccaaacaaagtagtttcctcagaatcaagtgtggctgcaacagagcgcggtggtcaagcaacacagacgcagcaaagacacaatgaaaaacagtgatgtttattttcataaatcaacattcatctaatttatacattaacatttatatcgtgcaactgttgaagtgatgatcaaatatgcttggaagcatgcttatcTCATTCCctgtcagcattttttttaagttgccacccagttttagtttattaATGCGTTagagaaaaattatcttctttaaataaacacaaaatatcaaatgaaagaacagaccctccgctttcaaacaaacaaacaaacagaaaaaaaaaacgtttcatcctaccttcatttgttctcttatcgcCTCTCAAATTTTCTGCTAAatgctgagataattccatttttgtgaagaacttttgtaagcgATGAGATTCtgagcctgatcaaaacttaTGTGGTGTTTTCAGTGTtaagtgaatgcgtcagtgtttaagttgggtaagatccccatctagtggataatagcggagaTATAAATTTAaggtagaaactcctcagggaacgttttctctttattgaagagatgactcaacaatatttattgacatttatctggacatcgccattaattgtgcagttgtagacaaataaaaaatatgattaaagactgtggtgtttattttcataaatcagtatgcagcaacagtggcgcagtgatacttatgtaatggtCTAAACCGTGGGGCTaacggggtattttatcacggcttagaaagcgtttcaaccaatcaaaatgaagaaccagaacgagacgttttatataaatattttcttacCTCACTGGCAAGTAAATTTTTTCTTGTTTCACTTTATTGAGTTTTCCTGTCTATCTTAATGCTACAGCATTTGCACTGTATGATTtcatcataaatattttacacaAGCTAATTTCCATGTACATCACATTTTGCATGTGAAAGAAAAAGCCACACCTAAGATCCCCCTCGTACATCATAACTAATGTATAATCATGCTAATATGTCATCCATGCGTATTTAACCTGCCTTACGTCATGCTGAAAGTTATCAGGCCTGTTTCCAAATGTTTATATTGCCTGTTGGGCATGCGGCGCTCCTGGAATtacttatttctgtgtttacGTCTGTCTTATCTTTGGTTTATTCATGcgcgtgtgtgtttttgtgtgtgtgtcccaCAGGCCCCGTCCCCTGTGAACCCCAGTGCATTGGACCGTACCGCTGCCTGGTTGATGAATGTGCCATATATAGAGCAGGAGTCTGAGACAGAGCTTTGCAGAGATGAGCAAACGCAAGCTGAGAAGGTAACTAACCCCCCATACACCCCCACATATACATAAGATGAATATTAGGCTTATACTGTACAAAACACTTTGAACGGTGAAGTGAATCATGCTGTTATTTACCAACGACAGGATTCTCTTCGTCTCAGTGCACAGTCATTTATTTCAGTCGGTGTTGGGTGCTTCTGCATGTAGACTTAAAGGTTAACTGTGTCATTTTCATAAGTTAAGATACTTCCTCATATCCCACATGTAACGTTTAGTGTGTACTTTAAGTGAGCGATCTGAAGTTTGGGTAGCTTGTTGTGTCAACTTTAGGTTCCACTAAAGATATTTATTATTAACAAGATGCGTCACTGCTATGAATGGGGGAGTTTGCAACGGTCAATATGGCTGCTCTAGTCCCACCTACCAGTTAAAAGAGCTAATCATGAAAATGTTTTCCATATCAGTTGAATGACAAATCTTTATTCCTGTCAGATTTTTGCTCCTGAAtgaaaatagtaaaaaacagttaattaagattttaaactactttttattcagaacatgacaaatactaaaatcttgttatacttttcaggcatctgtattaataaatggaaatatatgtgtaaaaatatacttttctgacacagaaagcagcaggctactgtcactttaagacccaagacagactgctttaagttttaatatactgataaacatccagctgtttatgttcacttaaacaaGAAATAAAACTTAGTTCAGTGATCATGCGTTTGTTATTCATATACGAGCTATACGTGCTGATAAGTAAATGTCAAGAGTGTCAGTCGCAAACATACAAGCACTTATCTTCACTGCAG
The sequence above is drawn from the Misgurnus anguillicaudatus chromosome 22, ASM2758022v2, whole genome shotgun sequence genome and encodes:
- the dab2ipb gene encoding DAB2 interacting protein b isoform X4; the protein is MPRLKESRSHESLLSPSSAVEALDLSMEEEVIIKPVHSSILGQDYCFEVSTSTGSKCFSCRSAAERDKWMENLRRAIHPNKDNSRRVENTLRLWIIESKDLPAKKKYFCELCLDDGLYARTTCKLKTDNVFWGEHFEFNNLPAVQNITVHLYRDSDKKKKKDKNNYVGLVSIPVVGVTSRQLVEKWYPVSQPNPGKGKAPGPMIRIKARYQSMNILPMELYKEFAEYTTNNYMLLCSVLEPAISVKNKEEMACALVHILQSTGKAKDFLTDLMMSEVDRCGENEHLIFRENTLGTKAIEEYLKLVGQKYLQDALGEFIKALYESDENCEVDASKCSSSDLQEHQSNLRMCCELAFCKIIESYRVFPRELKEVFASWRQECGNRGRPDISERLISASLFLRFLCPAIMSPSLFNLTQEYPDDRTARTLTLIAKVTQNLANFTKFGNKEEYMSFMNQFLEQEWTNMQRFLLEISNPETISNTAGFEGYIDLGRELSTLHSLLSEVVSQMDQSAASKLGPLPRILRDVHAALTNPPNVQMGASTDRGPSPPGPGCSISTGLQKMSIDSDLPGPVDFTRLPSPTPENKDLFFVTRSSGLQGSPARSSSYSEANEPELGLANGGKSLSMVDLQEAARALEPIAISAGITSEGLGEGTMVPWNARTPQGNVTGGPTLHRPGHTLNTTGAEGAPGRPTQLLAPLSFQNPVYQMAAGLPVSPRGTASGDSGSECHSSVSSHSNNEEGFGGTKHTFLTQLGGMGEEFVRRSGDFSRRQLSLTDGNQPTVPRQSAAGPQRRIDQPPPPTQTAPRGRTPPNLLNSTPYPRPTNNTMMSSSPDWPGSGARLRQQSSSSKGDSPETKHRAQHKQAPSPVNPSALDRTAAWLMNVPYIEQESETELCRDEQTQAEKYQAEISMLQDRLRISVQRLEEYEARLKGQEDQAQKMLLEYQTRLEESEERLRRQQEDKDLQMKGIISRLMSVEEELKKDHADMQAVVDSKQKIIDAQEKRIASLDAANARLMSALSQLKERYSMQTRNGISPTNPTKLQITENGEFRNSSNC